CTGTCCCTCGCCAAACTTGGGGTGTTTGACCCGCTCGCCGCCCCGGTAGGCCATGCCCGACGTCATCGGGCTGGTGTTCTTGACGGCGGACGGCAGGGGGACGGTGGGTCGGTACTGCTTCCAGGTCTTGGCGCGGTATTCAATCGTCTGGCCGTACGGGTCCACGGTGTCGAAGCCACCCTCGATTTCCTCCAGAAACCGGCTGTCCTCGGCGGCATTGGTCTTGCCGTACTGCATGCGGTTCTGCGCGGCGGTCAGGAACAGGCGCTCCATCGCGCGGGTGATCCCCACGTAGAACAGCCGCCGTTCCTCCTCGATGCCGCCGATCTCGGTGAGGGCGCCCTTGCTGGGCAGCAGCCCCTCCTCGGTGCCCACGATGAACACCACCGGGAACTCCAGGCCCTTGGCGTTGTGCAGGGTCATCAGGGTGACGGCGTCTTCCGGCACGTCCTTGTTCTCGGTCTTGGAGCGCATGTCGTCCACGCTCGACAGCAGGGCTGCCTCGTCCAGAAAGTCGCCGATGGTGCCGTCGTTCTCGCCAGACCACTCCTCGGCGGCGTTGATCAGTTCATCCAGGTTCTCCATGCGGACCTGTCCCTCCTGCCCCTCCTGGCGCAACAGATCGAGATAGCCGCTGGTCTCGATCACAAAGCGCAGAAAGGCGGCAGGTTCGTAGTTCTCGGCGGCCTCGCTCATGGCGGCCATCAATCTGGCGAACTCCACGGGCTTCTGCGCTCCCCGGTCCAGGATGTGGTCCTCATCGGCCTGAGCGCAGGCGTTCAGGAGCGACGTTCCGTTGATCCGCGCCCATTCCATCAGCTTTTCCAGCGCCGTGTCGCCGATGCCGCGTCGGGGCCGTCCGATGATGCGGCGCAGGGCCACGTCGTCTGCCGGGTTGAGCGACAGGCGCGCGTAGGCCAGGATGTCGCGAATTTCGCGGCGGTCATAGAAGCCCACGCCGCCCACGATCTTGGCCGGGATCTGCACCCGCCGCAGCGACTCCTCCATCACGCGCGACTGGGCATTGGTGCGGTACAGGATCGCCATGTCAGCGAATTTGCGGCCCTCGTGGCGCAGTCTCGTCAGCCACTCGGCCACGAAATCGCCCTCGGCGCGGTGGTCGGTGGCGCGGTGGAACATGACCGCGTGACCGTGCTCCTTGACCGCGCGCAGGGTCTTGTCCATGCGTTCGGTGTTGTTCTCGATCAATTTGTTCGCCAGATTCAGGACGCTGGCGCTGGAGCGGTAGTTGTGTTCCAGGATGTAGACCTTGGAGTCGGGGTAATCCTTCTGGAAGTCGAGGATGTTCTGAATATCCGCGCCACGGAACTTGTAGATCGACTGGTCCGGATCGCCAACGACGAGCAGATTGCGGTCCCTGGAAGCCAGCAGACGCGTCAACTCGTACTGTGCCTTGTTGGTGTCCTGGTACTCGTCCACGTGGATAAATCTGGCGCGGTTCTGGACGGCGTTCAGGACCCCCGGCACTTCCTGAAACAGCCGCACCGTTTCGGTGATCAGGTCCCCGAAATCGATGGCGTTCTGCCCCTTCTTGCGGCCCTCGTAGCGCCGGTACGCCTCCGCGGCGGCCTCGCGCGGCAGGCCGCTGATGTATGGATCGCCGCTGCGGGCCAGATCGTCCGGGGTCAGCAGGTTGCTCTTGGCACGGTCCACGATGCCGCGCAGCACGCGCGGGCTGGTGTCCGGGCCGATCCCGGAAATGCTGCCCATGACTTCCTTGAAAATGTCGAGCTGATCGTCGTCGTCGTAGATCACGAAGCCGCGCCGTAGCCCGATATGCTCGCCGTAAGCCCGCAAAATGCGCACGCCCGCGCTGTGGAAGGTGCTCATCCACAGCCGGTTCGCCCCAGGCATCAGGTGACCCGCCCGCTCGCGCATCTCGGCGGCAGCCTTGTTGGTAAAGGTCACGGCCAGAATCTCACCGGGGTCTACGCCGTAGTGGGTGATCAGACGGGCAATCCGGTAGATCAGCGTGCGTGTCTTACCGCTGCCCGCTCCTGCGATCACCAGCGCGGGGCCGGTGAAATGATCGGCGGCCTGTGCCTGGGTCTCGTTCAACTGGCTCAGCAGGTCTACTTGGTTGGGGTCAGTCTGGTCCGGCGCGGAAGTCACCGAACGAGTCTATCAGGCCTGATTCTGCTGAGGGCGTAATGGGGGCGGGCGCCTGTTGGGATATTTGGCTAGGCCGTGCTGGCCTCACCCCGCGTGATGCGGTCTACTTCTGCCTGTTCCGCCTCATCCAGAGCCCAGCCCACGGCTGCAACGTTCTGGGCGATCTGCTCTGGTTTGGTGGCCCCGGCGATCACACTGCTGACCGTGGGCTGGGCGGCCAGCCAGCTGAAGGCCAGTTCCAGCAGGGTGTGGCCGCGTTCCCTGGCAAACGCTTCGAGCGCCTGCACCTTCGTCCAGTTCTGCGGCGTCATGTACTTGTCCTGTGCGCCCTGCGACGAGGCGAAGCGGGTGCCTTCGGGGATGTTGCCCGGCCCGTACTTGCCGCTCAGCAGCCCGCTCGCCAGCGGAAAGTACGGCAGCAGGCCCATCCTGAGGTCCTCCAGGGTGGGCAGCAGTTCGCTCTCGGCGTCGCGCACCAGCAGGCTGTACTCGTCCTGGGCACAGGTGAACGAGGTGAGGTTGTGCTCCCGGGCAATCTGCGCCGCCTCCCGCACCCCCGCCGCGTCCAGGTTGGAGCAGCCGATGGCGCGAACCTGTCCAGACTGCACCAGCTCATGCAACGCCCCCAGCGTGTCGGCCAGTGGCGTCGTGGGGTCAGGTGTGTGGAGCTGATACAGGTCCAGATAGTCGGTCCCCAGGCGCTTCAGGCTGGCGGCCAGCGCCTTGCGAATGTACTCGGGCCTGGCTCCCTTGCCCGCCTCGCCCATGTCGACACCGAATTTGCTTGCCAGCACGATGTTCTGCCGCTCCGCGCCCAGCGCCTTCCCGAGCATGGTTTCCGAGCCGCCCCGGTTGCCGTAGATGTCGGCGGTGTCGAACAGGGTGATGCCGTGATCCAGCGCGGCCCTCACGACTGTGTTGGTGGCGGCCTGATCCAGCCGGCCGCCGAAATTGTTGCATCCCAGGCCCACCACGGAAACGTCGGGGCCGTTCTGTCCAAGTTGGCGTTTTTGCATGGCCCCCATTTTGTTCCGGCCCGTGTCGGCCCGCATGAGGGCGGGGTCGGGCAAATGTTGGCTGTGGAGTGTGGTTTCGGACTCAGGGGCGGTTGCCCGGACCGGATCTCGGCGCCCGTTTGGGTCTGGGTTCCGGCCCGCACGCCTATACTTCCCGCAATGACCACCACAGTTTCAGCCCGTCCGCCCCATCCGTGGGTGCTGTCCGCCTTCTGGTTCGGCACGGCGTTCCACTGGTTGGTGCTGCTGCTGATCCTGATGCCCGCCAACGTGGAAACTTTCGTGGGCGAGGCGCGCAAGGGCACCTCGCTGGGCGCTCTGGTGGCGATTGGCGCGGTGATGGCCCTGATCCTGCCGCCCCTGGTGGGAGCCCGCAGTGACCGCAGCGGGCGGCGGCTGCCGTACCTCCGACTGGGCGTGGCCGTGAATCTGGTGGGTCTGGCGGTGATGGGCTTCGCGGCCATGACGCTCAGTGGCAT
This genomic interval from Deinococcus humi contains the following:
- a CDS encoding ATP-dependent helicase, whose product is MTSAPDQTDPNQVDLLSQLNETQAQAADHFTGPALVIAGAGSGKTRTLIYRIARLITHYGVDPGEILAVTFTNKAAAEMRERAGHLMPGANRLWMSTFHSAGVRILRAYGEHIGLRRGFVIYDDDDQLDIFKEVMGSISGIGPDTSPRVLRGIVDRAKSNLLTPDDLARSGDPYISGLPREAAAEAYRRYEGRKKGQNAIDFGDLITETVRLFQEVPGVLNAVQNRARFIHVDEYQDTNKAQYELTRLLASRDRNLLVVGDPDQSIYKFRGADIQNILDFQKDYPDSKVYILEHNYRSSASVLNLANKLIENNTERMDKTLRAVKEHGHAVMFHRATDHRAEGDFVAEWLTRLRHEGRKFADMAILYRTNAQSRVMEESLRRVQIPAKIVGGVGFYDRREIRDILAYARLSLNPADDVALRRIIGRPRRGIGDTALEKLMEWARINGTSLLNACAQADEDHILDRGAQKPVEFARLMAAMSEAAENYEPAAFLRFVIETSGYLDLLRQEGQEGQVRMENLDELINAAEEWSGENDGTIGDFLDEAALLSSVDDMRSKTENKDVPEDAVTLMTLHNAKGLEFPVVFIVGTEEGLLPSKGALTEIGGIEEERRLFYVGITRAMERLFLTAAQNRMQYGKTNAAEDSRFLEEIEGGFDTVDPYGQTIEYRAKTWKQYRPTVPLPSAVKNTSPMTSGMAYRGGERVKHPKFGEGQVLAVAGTGDKQEVTVHFPTAGTKKLLVKFANLSPL
- a CDS encoding aldo/keto reductase, coding for MQKRQLGQNGPDVSVVGLGCNNFGGRLDQAATNTVVRAALDHGITLFDTADIYGNRGGSETMLGKALGAERQNIVLASKFGVDMGEAGKGARPEYIRKALAASLKRLGTDYLDLYQLHTPDPTTPLADTLGALHELVQSGQVRAIGCSNLDAAGVREAAQIAREHNLTSFTCAQDEYSLLVRDAESELLPTLEDLRMGLLPYFPLASGLLSGKYGPGNIPEGTRFASSQGAQDKYMTPQNWTKVQALEAFARERGHTLLELAFSWLAAQPTVSSVIAGATKPEQIAQNVAAVGWALDEAEQAEVDRITRGEASTA